In Caretta caretta isolate rCarCar2 chromosome 11, rCarCar1.hap1, whole genome shotgun sequence, the sequence ATGAAAGGGACTACAGTGCTGAGCTTCTCTATCAAATGTATTCTGACCCAGTAAATAGACTCTATCTTGTTTTTCTGCAGCCTCTTATTGAGGAAGCTAACAGGATCAACAAGTTATTTCAATTTGAAACAGTTAATCCAGTTAACCTTATTGCTGAATTAATGCTGTTCTATCAGAATTTGGTACAAAGAGTCATGAAACCTTGTGTCTTTACAACATGGTCATCCATTGTAAATTATGATATTCACTGTAACAGGAACTACATGCCTCTTTCAGAGGTTAACTTTGGATCAGCGTTCCTATCAGAATTAATAAATGCAAATCTTTCCTCACATACAGTAGATACCATCCAAAGCAGATGTCGAGATTGTATCCTTGAGTTTGCTAAGCAAATAAAGCTCCGACTGCCTCCAAATGTCCATCATCTAGAATCTCTCAGCGCTCTGAGCCCTTCAGTTGTTCTCAGTCCTACAAAACCTGAATTCTCAACCCTGTCTTTTTTGTCCTTGTGTAGAGGGGATCATATCAAGTTGAAACAGCAATGGAGAAATCTGGATGCAGTCTCATGGACGAACACAGAAGATAGCCAAATAGAACAGTTCTGGATAGAAGTTGCAAAACACACAGATGAAGTTGGTGATAAGGATTTTGTTGAGCTAGGATTATTTGCCCTTGCCCTTCTCACCTTACCCTTCAGCACTGCAGCCGTGGAGTGTACAATCTCACAAATGAACTTGATAAAAACCAAGTTAAAGAACAGACTGCAGGACAGCCTACTTGAAAATATCttaaggatcagggcctatatgcACCGAAATAAGATTTGCTGCAACCAGTTTCAGCCATCCAAAGAGATGATATCTTTGTTTAATAATGAGTTTTATGCAATTGCTAATAGCAAGGATGCTACAGATGACTCTGAGGAGGATATATTTTGAAAAGACTCAAGTGAAGAGGATCTCTTTTTTAGAAAAGTAAGCAAGGATTTTCAAAATGGCTCATTGCAATTGAACTATTTGATTCATGCATTTAAAATGTTCTATCTACAAATCCGTTTTCCCATTCATTTAGTAAGAACTACTTTTCACAGAGTAAGATACATTGCATAAAACCACACAACCCTTTTAGAAGaggatttttgaaaaatttaatgAGGCATGCTCTAATAGTAATTCATTTGGTGGGGGTGCACTTGACTGAAGATGCTGATTAGAGAGCGCACCAAAAACCCCTCTCCATTAGCCTATTAATGTAATGCAGTCATGGCATATTTTTATATTGAGTGATACAGAACTTGACACtacatttctgtgcctcagtacA encodes:
- the LOC125645156 gene encoding uncharacterized protein LOC125645156 isoform X2 — encoded protein: MVSIQAYVEIRIHCSKSFMNSILVEFSSNITFHQKRYHELYAAISVGENFLKILQLTETRWLSISPCINRVLDQYEALMLHFQSIRDNERDYSAELLYQMYSDPVNRLYLVFLQPLIEEANRINKLFQFETVNPVNLIAELMLFYQNLVQRVMKPCVFTTWSSIVNYDIHCNRNYMPLSEVNFGSAFLSELINANLSSHTVDTIQSRCRDCILEFAKQIKLRLPPNVHHLESLSALSPSVVLSPTKPEFSTLSFLSLCRGDHIKLKQQWRNLDAVSWTNTEDSQIEQFWIEVAKHTDEVGDKDFVELGLFALALLTLPFSTAAVECTISQMNLIKTKLKNRLQDSLLENILRIRAYMHRNKICCNQFQPSKEMISLFNNEFYAIANSKDATDDSEEDIF